One window of the Trifolium pratense cultivar HEN17-A07 linkage group LG2, ARS_RC_1.1, whole genome shotgun sequence genome contains the following:
- the LOC123906062 gene encoding probable serine/threonine-protein kinase PIX13 isoform X2, which translates to MGNCWTRSLQSSGDRSNSNTAPDTNNQSGSILFSARLSNLRLIRNSNSTSLGRSSNSGGNSRLFSSSNNHSTGNNTSTSFWDSENSQASRVRDEEEFPNGHILDAANLKVFTWAELKSATRNFRPENVLGEGGFGKVFKGLIKEGAESKKGGGLTIAIKILNSHSRQGLAEWQSEVNFLGRLSHPNLVKLLGFGHEDRKLFLVYEFQPRGSLDNHLFGRGSNVRPLSWDKRLKVIIGAARGLNFLHSEKIIYRDFKPSNILLDKVYTAKLSDFGMARSGPSDDHSHVSTQVVGTSGYAAPEYVVTGHLYVKSDVYGFGLVLMEILTGKQIGEIMRIGEQTSLCDWLKSNLLNRAKSRSNMDPKLEGKYPPNLASQIAQLALKCIQTEHKIRPSMKEVVETLESIEAANDKPADNRKRTSNSREVQQHGQLDGS; encoded by the exons ATGGGGAACTGTTGGACTAGAAGTCTTCAATCCTCAGGCGATCGTTCCAACTCCAATACTGCTCCTGATACAAACAATCAATCAG GGAGTATTCTGTTTTCTGCCAGACTCAGTAACTTAAGATTGATAAGGAACAGCAATTCCACATCTCTTGGGCGCAGCAGCAACTCTGGAG GAAATAGTAGACTAtttagtagtagtaataatcaCTCAACAGGCAATAACACAAGTACATCCTTTTGGGATTCTGAGAATAGCCAGGCTTCTCGAGTAAGAGATGAGGAAGAGTTCCCTAATGGGCATATCTTGGATGCTGCAAACTTAAAAGTTTTTACTTGGGCAGAACTGAAATCAGCTACTAGAAATTTCCGTCCTGAAAATGTGTTAGGAGAGGGTGGGTTTGGTAAAGTATTCAAGGGTTTGATAAAGGAGGGAGCAGAATCAAAAAAAGGTGGGGGTTTGACTATAGCCATCAAGATATTGAATTCTCACAGTAGGCAAGGACTTGCAGAATGGCAG TCAGAGGTGAATTTCTTAGGAAGGCTTTCTCATCCCAACCTTGTAAAACTGTTGGGATTTGGGCATGAGGATCGTAAGCTATTTCTCGTGTATGAATTTCAGCCCCGCGGTAGCTTGGACAACCACCTATTTGGAA GAGGTTCAAATGTTCGGCCACTTTCATGGGACAAAAGGCTGAAAGTTATAATTGGAGCAGCTAGGGGACTAAATTTCCTTCACTCGGAGAAAATTATATACAGAGATTTTAAACCCTCAAATATACTACTTGACAAG GTATACACAGCCAAGTTATCAGACTTTGGCATGGCCAGATCTGGTCCTTCTGATGATCACTCTCATgtatcaacacaggttgtgggAACAAGCGGTTATGCCGCCCCGGAGTACGTAGTCACAG GTCATTTGTATGTGAAAAGCGATGTATATGGATTTGGTCTTGTTCTGATGGAGATATTAACAGGTAAGCAGATAGGCGAGATAATGCGCATTGGTGAGCAAACGTCGTTATGTGATTGGCTCAAATCAAACCTATTAAATAGAGCGAAATCGAGAAGCAACATGGATCCAAAGTTGGAAGGCAAGTATCCACCCAACTTAGCTTCACAAATAGCTCAACTTGCTCTCAAATGCATTCAAACAGAGCACAAAATTAGGCCATCAATGAAGGAAGTTGTTGAAACATTGGAAAGTATTGAAGCAGCCAATGATAAACCAGCTGATAACAGAAAAAGGACTAGCAATTCCAGGGAAGTTCAACAACATGGCCAACTAGATGGTAGTtaa
- the LOC123906062 gene encoding probable serine/threonine-protein kinase PIX13 isoform X1, producing the protein MGNCWTRSLQSSGDRSNSNTAPDTNNQSGSILFSARLSNLRLIRNSNSTSLGRSSNSGGNSRLFSSSGGNSRLFSSSNNHSTGNNTSTSFWDSENSQASRVRDEEEFPNGHILDAANLKVFTWAELKSATRNFRPENVLGEGGFGKVFKGLIKEGAESKKGGGLTIAIKILNSHSRQGLAEWQSEVNFLGRLSHPNLVKLLGFGHEDRKLFLVYEFQPRGSLDNHLFGRGSNVRPLSWDKRLKVIIGAARGLNFLHSEKIIYRDFKPSNILLDKVYTAKLSDFGMARSGPSDDHSHVSTQVVGTSGYAAPEYVVTGHLYVKSDVYGFGLVLMEILTGKQIGEIMRIGEQTSLCDWLKSNLLNRAKSRSNMDPKLEGKYPPNLASQIAQLALKCIQTEHKIRPSMKEVVETLESIEAANDKPADNRKRTSNSREVQQHGQLDGS; encoded by the exons ATGGGGAACTGTTGGACTAGAAGTCTTCAATCCTCAGGCGATCGTTCCAACTCCAATACTGCTCCTGATACAAACAATCAATCAG GGAGTATTCTGTTTTCTGCCAGACTCAGTAACTTAAGATTGATAAGGAACAGCAATTCCACATCTCTTGGGCGCAGCAGCAACTCTGGAGGAAATAGTAGACTATTTAGTAGCTCTGGAGGAAATAGTAGACTAtttagtagtagtaataatcaCTCAACAGGCAATAACACAAGTACATCCTTTTGGGATTCTGAGAATAGCCAGGCTTCTCGAGTAAGAGATGAGGAAGAGTTCCCTAATGGGCATATCTTGGATGCTGCAAACTTAAAAGTTTTTACTTGGGCAGAACTGAAATCAGCTACTAGAAATTTCCGTCCTGAAAATGTGTTAGGAGAGGGTGGGTTTGGTAAAGTATTCAAGGGTTTGATAAAGGAGGGAGCAGAATCAAAAAAAGGTGGGGGTTTGACTATAGCCATCAAGATATTGAATTCTCACAGTAGGCAAGGACTTGCAGAATGGCAG TCAGAGGTGAATTTCTTAGGAAGGCTTTCTCATCCCAACCTTGTAAAACTGTTGGGATTTGGGCATGAGGATCGTAAGCTATTTCTCGTGTATGAATTTCAGCCCCGCGGTAGCTTGGACAACCACCTATTTGGAA GAGGTTCAAATGTTCGGCCACTTTCATGGGACAAAAGGCTGAAAGTTATAATTGGAGCAGCTAGGGGACTAAATTTCCTTCACTCGGAGAAAATTATATACAGAGATTTTAAACCCTCAAATATACTACTTGACAAG GTATACACAGCCAAGTTATCAGACTTTGGCATGGCCAGATCTGGTCCTTCTGATGATCACTCTCATgtatcaacacaggttgtgggAACAAGCGGTTATGCCGCCCCGGAGTACGTAGTCACAG GTCATTTGTATGTGAAAAGCGATGTATATGGATTTGGTCTTGTTCTGATGGAGATATTAACAGGTAAGCAGATAGGCGAGATAATGCGCATTGGTGAGCAAACGTCGTTATGTGATTGGCTCAAATCAAACCTATTAAATAGAGCGAAATCGAGAAGCAACATGGATCCAAAGTTGGAAGGCAAGTATCCACCCAACTTAGCTTCACAAATAGCTCAACTTGCTCTCAAATGCATTCAAACAGAGCACAAAATTAGGCCATCAATGAAGGAAGTTGTTGAAACATTGGAAAGTATTGAAGCAGCCAATGATAAACCAGCTGATAACAGAAAAAGGACTAGCAATTCCAGGGAAGTTCAACAACATGGCCAACTAGATGGTAGTtaa
- the LOC123906067 gene encoding transmembrane protein 230-like has product MYVDHAFSISDEDMMMETSYTANNKPPIKEIALAVALLVFGTLGIIIGSLMAYNHVGGDTAHGLFFAILGSILFIPGFYYTRIAYYAYKGYKGFSFSNIPPV; this is encoded by the exons atgtacgtAGATCACGCATTCTCGATTTCCGATGAGGACATGATGATGGAAACATCCTATACCGCCAACAACAAACCACCGATCAAGGAGATCGCACTCGCCGTTGCTCTTCTCGTCTTCGGAACCCTAGGTATCATCATCGGTTCTCTCATGGCTTATAATCATGTCGGCGGCGACACTGCTCACG GTCTTTTCTTTGCTATACTGGGATCAATCTTGTTCATACCGGGTTTCTACTATACGCGGATTGCATATTATGCTTACAAGGGATACAAAGGGTTCTCTTTCTCTAACATACCACCTGTATAG
- the LOC123906066 gene encoding uncharacterized protein LOC123906066: MGISKTEVNLKRLLAAAPQQQNQAKLVHYVATLRELLEQLAEEKTPESLPRISKATLNDYSEKIEAIASKLVHVSEIEVSEKDIERNVKENPSEIEEKTPMSPSSGLRRRPVAASSTEDRAHEPSETDHSSSVKLDAAGHAHIEKHRKLQDDLTDEMVVLAKQLKESSLMMSQSVKNTEKILDSTEHAIEHSLASTGRVNVRANTIYSESSKTSCLTWLVMFVMTCVFVMVILLIRVT, from the exons ATGGGAATTAGTAAAACAGAAGTAAACTTGAAGAGATTGCTTGCAGCCGCTCCTCAGCAGCAAAACCAGGCAAAACTTGTACAT TATGTTGCTACTTTGCGTGAACTACTGGAACAATTGGCTGAAGAGAAGACACCAGAAAGCTTGCCAAG GATTTCAAAGGCTACGTTGAATGATTATTCAGAGAAGATTGAAGCCATTGCTTCCAAATTGGTTCATGTG TCTGAAATAGAAGTATCTGAGAAGGACATTGAAAGAAATGTTAAAGAAAACCCTTCTGAAATTGAGGAAAAAACGCCGATGTCGCCTTCTTCTGGATTGCGAAGAAGGCCTGT AGCTGCCTCAAGTACTGAAGATAGAGCACATGAGCCTTCTGAGACTGATCACTCATCATCTGTTAAACTGGATGCTGCAGGACACGCACATATTGAAAAACACAG AAAGCTTCAAGATGATTTGACGGATGAGATGGTGGTGTTGGCAAAACAGCTCAAAGAGAGTAGTCTTATGATGAGCCAGTCTGTGAAAAATACCGAAAAG ATACTTGATTCTACTGAGCATGCCATTGAACATAGCTTGGCAAGCACAGGTCGTGTCAATGTGCGAGCAAACACAATATACTCAGAAAGTTCCAAGACTTCTTGCTTAACGTGGCTTGTGATGTTTGTAATGACATGTGTATTTGTCATGGTTATTCTTCTAATCCGTGTCACATAG